The genome window CTTCGGCTTCGTGACGATGGCGATCGGCGCGGTCGGCGTGGCGGCCGGCGCGCACGGCGCGAAACGCTACGGCAGCGACGAGATCGCATCGGTCGCCGCGCTCGCGAAGCGGCGCGCGAAACAGCAGCCGGATGGGCTCGCGGTCGTCGACCTCGATGCGGGCCGCGCTGCGCTGCGCCATCGCGGCGAACCACCGGCCGTGGCAATCCGCTGAACGGCGGGCGATCGCCGTTTGCAGACACGACGCGCCCGGTGCGGCGGGGGCGCGCATTCATGCACCATGCAGCCAGACCGTTAGTTGCACTGCACCTTTCCGGCGGCCGGCGGAGGCAACCGCGCACGACTCGCGCGAATGCGTGAAGCCAGCCCGCTTGCCGCCCGCTTCCCGCTCGCCATGCACCCGCACGTTCACCTTGCCTTTTTCGCGCTTTGTTTAGTATTTTTAGTAACGGTGTTTTCGCAGATTAGCGCTTAAAACCCGGGAATTTGCGGGTATTCCCCGGCTATCCGGCCCGAATTCCGCAATACGTTTTACTATACAATCGCTTTCACCCTAAACAAACCGGACCCCGAACGATGGGTACGACCATTCGCGATGTGGCGCGGGCGGCAGAGGTCTCGATCGGCACCGTCTCCCGCGCGCTGAAAAACCAGCCGGGCCTGTCCGAAGCGACGCGTGCGCGCATCGTCGAGATCGCGCAGCGGCTCGGCTACGATCCCGCGCAACTGCGGCCGCGCATCCGCCGGCTCACGTTCCTGCTGCATCGCCAGCACAACCGCTTCCCGGCCAGCCCATTCTTCTCGCACGTGCTGCACGGCGTCGAGGATGCGTGCCGCGAGCGCGGCATCGTGCCGACGCTGCTCACGGTCGGGCCGAACGACGACGTGCTGCGCCAGATGCGCCCGCACGCGCCCGACGCGATCGCGGTGGCCGGCTTCATCGAGCCCGAGACGATCGAGGCGCTCGCCGCGACCGGCCGACCGCTCGTGCTGATCGACCTGTGGGCGCCCGGGCTGCGCTCGGTGAACATCGACAACGCGACGGGCGCGGCGCTCGCGATGCGCCACCTGCTCGCCACCGGCCGCACGCGGATCGCGTTCATCGGCGGCTCGCCCGCGCACTACAGCATCGCGCAGCGCGCGATCGGCTACCGGCGCGCATTCTTCGAGGCCGGGCGGCTGTTCGATCCCGCGTACGAAGTGACGATCGATGCGGGGCTCGATCCCGACACCGGCGCAGCACGCGCGATGGAGCAGTTGCTCGACGCGCCGGGCCCGCGCCCGGAAGCCGTGTTCGCGTACAACGACGCGGCCGCGCTCGCCGCGCAGCGCGTCTGCACCGCGCGCGGGCTGCGCATTCCCGACGACATCGCGATCGTCGGCTTCGACAACATCCCCGCCGCCGCGCACGCGAGCCCGCCGCTCACGACGCTCGCGGTCGACAAGGAGGCGCTCGGCCGCCGCGGCGTCGAGCTGCTGCTCGCGGAGGCGCCCGAGCGCACCGAGATCTCCCTGCCCGTCGAGCTGATCGTGCGGGCCAGCAGCCAGCCCGCCGGCTCCCCGGCACTCGATACCGCCACGGTCACCGAATCATGAACATGCCCCCGGTCCAACCCTGCACGGCCGCGCCGGCCGCCCACACGCAAGCCGCGCCGTTCGTCGCGAGCTTCCGCGACCCGTCGTTCCTGCTGTCGCACATCGAGGACACGCTGCGCTTCTACGCGACGAACGCGTTCGACCCGACGGGCGGCTTCTACCACTACTTCCGCGACGACGGCAGCATCTACAACCGCACGTCGCGCCACCTCGTCAGCAGTTGCCGGTTCGTCTTCAACTACGCGATGGCGTACCGGCATTTCGGCGATCCGCGCCACCTGGAATACGCGCGCCACGGGCTGCGCTTCCTGCGCGACGCGCACTGGGACGACGCACTGCAGGGCTACGACTGGGAACTCGACTGGCGCGACGGCGCGAAGCGCGCGACGCTCGACGGCACGCGCCACTGCTACGGGCTCGCGTTCGTGCTGCTCGCGGCCGCGCACGCGACGATGGCCGGCCTCGACGAGGCCCGCCCGCTGATCGCGGCCACCTTCGAGCTCGCCGAGCACCGTTTCTGGGATGCGGCCGCGGGCCTCTATGCGGACGATGCGACGCCGAACTGGATCGTGTCGTCGTACCGCGGCCAGAACGCGAACATGCACATGACGGAGGCACTGCTCGCCGCGTACGAGGCGACCGGCCACCTCACGTACCTCGATCGCGCGGAAAAGCTCGCGTCCCACATCACGCAGCGCCAGGCCGCGCTGTCGGGCGGGCTCGTGTGGGAGCACTACCATGCGGACTGGTCGGTCGACTGGGATTACAACAAGGAAGACAGCTCGAACATCTTCCGCCCGTGGGGCTTCCAGCCCGGACACCAGACCGAATGGGCGAAGCTGCTGCTGATCCTCGAGCGGCATCGCCCGCTCGACTGGCTCGTGCCGCGCGCGGCCGAGCTGTTCGACGCGGCGCTCACGCATGCGTGGGACGCCGATCACGGCGGCCTGTATTACGGCTTCGGCCCCGACTTCACGATCTGCGACCACAACAAGTATTTCTGGGTGCAGGCGGAAACCTTCGCGGCCGCCGCGATGCTCGGCGCGCGCACCGGCAGCGAGCGCTTCTGGGACTGGTACGACGAGATCTGGCGCTACAGCTGGGCCCACTTCGTCGATCACCGCTACGGCGCGTGGTACCGCATCCTCACCTGCGACAACCGCAAGTACAGCGACGAGAAGAGCCCGGCCGGCAAGACCGACTATCACACGATGGGCGCGTGCTACGACGTGCTCGCGACCCTCGCGCGCGCGCAACGCAGCGAGCCGACGCAATGAGCGGCGGCACGTTTCCGGCTTTCGTGTCGGCAGGCGACATCCTGACCGACATGGTGCGCGCGGGCGACGCGCAATGGACCTCGGTGCCGGGCGGCGCCGGCTGGAACGTCGCACGCGCGGTTGCGCGGCTCGGCGTGCCGAGCGCGCTCGCGGGCTCGATCGGCGAGGACTGCTTCTCCGACGTGCTGTGGCGCACGAGCGAAGCGGCCGGGCTCGACCTGCGCTTCCTGCAGCGCGTCGCGCGGCCGCCGCTGCTCGCGATCGTCCACGAGACGCGCCCGCCTGCTTACTTCTTCATCGGCGAAGCGAGCGCCGACCTCGCGTTCGATCCGGCGCGGCTGCCGGCCGGCTGGACCGACCACGTGAAATGGGCGCACTTCGGCTGCATCAGCCTCGTGCGCGAACCGCTCGCCGGCACGCTGGCCGCGCTCGCGGCCGACCTGCACGCGCGTGGCGTGAAGATCAGCTTCGACCCGAACGTCCGGAACCTGATGACGGCCGCATTCCGGCCGACGCTCGAGAAGATGGCCGCGCTCGCCGACCTGATCAAGGTGTCCGACGAGGACCTGCGGCACCTGTTCGGCGGCGACGGCCCCGACGCGATCGCCGCGGTGCGCGCGCTGAACCCGCACGCGGCCGTGCTCGTCACGCGCGGCGCGCAGGCGGCGACGCTCTACGCGGACGGCGACGTGCATGAAGCGAGCCCGCCGCGCGTCGAGGTCGCCGACACCGTCGGCGCGGGCGACGCATCGATCGGCGGCATGCTGTTCAGCCTGATGGCCGCGCCGCAGCGAACCTGGCGCGAGCACCTCGTGTTCGCGCTGGCGGCGGGCGCCGCGGCCTGCCGGCATACGGGCGCGCACGCGCCGACGCTCGACGAGGTCGTCGCGCTGATCGAACGATGACGGGCAGGATGGCGGCCGGACTCCGTTCGGTCACCGATAAGCCGCGCTGTACATGCTGCGCCGCAGTGCTACGATGAAGTGTCCTTTTGCGGGAGAGCACCATGGACACCAACACGTTCACGAAGGGCATCTACACGGCCAAGGCGCATACCCAGCATGCGGGCAACGGGCAGTTCCAGGGTTACGTGATCCTCGCGCGGGACGACGGGGACGACACCGAGAACACGCGCTACGACGTCCACTCGACGAGCCCCAGCGAGGAGGAAGCATTCGAGGAGGCAAAGGCGCTCGCGCACCGGATCCTCGGCGAAATCGAGCTGTAGCGCGCCGCCATTCAGGCGCGGCTCAGAGCAGCCGCGCCACCATCGACAGCAGCATCGTCAGCACCAGCGTCGACATGAACGGGAACGGGTAGCGCCGCCCGCCGAGCGTCAGCGTGACGTCGCCCGGCATCCGCCCGATGCCGAGCTTGCCGAGCCACGGCCAGCAGCGCGTCAGGATCATCACCGCGACGAACGACGTCATCAGCCAGCGCAGCATGTCGGCTCCCGTCAGAGTGCGTGCGAGCGGTCGCCGCGCGCGAACGCGTCGAGCGTGCCGTCGATGCCGCGCGAGAACGCGATCACCTTGAACAGCTCGCCCATCTCGGCTTCGGAAATCAGCTTCTGCACCGCGTTCGCGGCCGGCAGGAACGCGTGGATGTCCGACGGATCGATCGCGGACAACGCGTCGGTGATGCCCGCGTTCAGCAGGAAGCGCGCCTGCGACGTATAACCGAGCAAATCGGCGCCGGTCGCGACGGCCGCGTCGTAGATGCCGGTGAATTCGACGTGCGCGGTGATGTCCTGCAGCCCCGGGTACAGGAACGGATCGTCGTGCGCATGGTGACGGTAGTGGCACATCAGCGTGCCGCGGTCGCGCTGCGGGTGGTAGTACTCGTGCGCGGGAAAGCCGTAGTCGACCAGCAGCACCGCGCCGCGCCCGAGCATCGTGCAGACGGTGCGCGTGAACGCCAGCGCGGCCTCGTGCGTCTCGGTCACGTAACCGTCCGCCGCATCGTCGAGGCCCGCGAGTACCGGCGGCAAGCCGGCCGGTGCGGCCGGGCGGTCCTCGAACACGAACGCCTGCCGCGCGTCGAGCGCGACGCCGCGCTCCTGCCATGCGCCGCCCGCCTTCGCGAACAGGCGCACCGGCATCGCATCGAGCACCTCGTTGCCGACCACGACGCCGTCGAACCGCTCGGGCAGCGCGTCGAGCCAGCGCACCTTCGCGGCGAGCGCCGGCGCGGCGGCCGTGATCGTGTCGCGCTGTCGCTCGCGCAGCTCGCCGGACAGGTCGACGATCAGGTAGGCGTCGAGTTCGACGCCCTGCGCGTCGAGCGCCGCGAGCAGCCCGGCCGCGAGCTTGCCCGTGCCGGCGCCGAATTCCATCACGCTGCGCGTGCCGCTCGCCGCAAGCGCTTCCGCGACCGGCTGCGCGAGCGTCTGCGCGAACAGCGGCGACAGCTCGGGCGCGGTGACGAAGTCACTGCCGTCGTCGGCGCGGCGCCCGAACTTGCGCGCGCCGCCGCTGTAATAACCGAGGCCGGGCGCATACAGCGCGCGCTCCATGAAGCGGTCGAACGGCAGCCAGCCGCCGGCCGCCGCGATCTCGTCGCGCAGTTGCGCGGCGAGGGTTTCGGACTGCGCAAGCGCGTCAGGGCCGGGAGCAGGTAAACTAGCGGGTTCGTGAGCTTTCGGGTTCATCCCGGCATTGTAAATGACCG of Burkholderia sp. HI2500 contains these proteins:
- a CDS encoding LacI family DNA-binding transcriptional regulator, with the protein product MGTTIRDVARAAEVSIGTVSRALKNQPGLSEATRARIVEIAQRLGYDPAQLRPRIRRLTFLLHRQHNRFPASPFFSHVLHGVEDACRERGIVPTLLTVGPNDDVLRQMRPHAPDAIAVAGFIEPETIEALAATGRPLVLIDLWAPGLRSVNIDNATGAALAMRHLLATGRTRIAFIGGSPAHYSIAQRAIGYRRAFFEAGRLFDPAYEVTIDAGLDPDTGAARAMEQLLDAPGPRPEAVFAYNDAAALAAQRVCTARGLRIPDDIAIVGFDNIPAAAHASPPLTTLAVDKEALGRRGVELLLAEAPERTEISLPVELIVRASSQPAGSPALDTATVTES
- a CDS encoding AGE family epimerase/isomerase gives rise to the protein MNMPPVQPCTAAPAAHTQAAPFVASFRDPSFLLSHIEDTLRFYATNAFDPTGGFYHYFRDDGSIYNRTSRHLVSSCRFVFNYAMAYRHFGDPRHLEYARHGLRFLRDAHWDDALQGYDWELDWRDGAKRATLDGTRHCYGLAFVLLAAAHATMAGLDEARPLIAATFELAEHRFWDAAAGLYADDATPNWIVSSYRGQNANMHMTEALLAAYEATGHLTYLDRAEKLASHITQRQAALSGGLVWEHYHADWSVDWDYNKEDSSNIFRPWGFQPGHQTEWAKLLLILERHRPLDWLVPRAAELFDAALTHAWDADHGGLYYGFGPDFTICDHNKYFWVQAETFAAAAMLGARTGSERFWDWYDEIWRYSWAHFVDHRYGAWYRILTCDNRKYSDEKSPAGKTDYHTMGACYDVLATLARAQRSEPTQ
- a CDS encoding carbohydrate kinase family protein is translated as MSGGTFPAFVSAGDILTDMVRAGDAQWTSVPGGAGWNVARAVARLGVPSALAGSIGEDCFSDVLWRTSEAAGLDLRFLQRVARPPLLAIVHETRPPAYFFIGEASADLAFDPARLPAGWTDHVKWAHFGCISLVREPLAGTLAALAADLHARGVKISFDPNVRNLMTAAFRPTLEKMAALADLIKVSDEDLRHLFGGDGPDAIAAVRALNPHAAVLVTRGAQAATLYADGDVHEASPPRVEVADTVGAGDASIGGMLFSLMAAPQRTWREHLVFALAAGAAACRHTGAHAPTLDEVVALIER
- a CDS encoding DUF2905 domain-containing protein, with protein sequence MLRWLMTSFVAVMILTRCWPWLGKLGIGRMPGDVTLTLGGRRYPFPFMSTLVLTMLLSMVARLL
- a CDS encoding class I SAM-dependent methyltransferase, coding for MNPKAHEPASLPAPGPDALAQSETLAAQLRDEIAAAGGWLPFDRFMERALYAPGLGYYSGGARKFGRRADDGSDFVTAPELSPLFAQTLAQPVAEALAASGTRSVMEFGAGTGKLAAGLLAALDAQGVELDAYLIVDLSGELRERQRDTITAAAPALAAKVRWLDALPERFDGVVVGNEVLDAMPVRLFAKAGGAWQERGVALDARQAFVFEDRPAAPAGLPPVLAGLDDAADGYVTETHEAALAFTRTVCTMLGRGAVLLVDYGFPAHEYYHPQRDRGTLMCHYRHHAHDDPFLYPGLQDITAHVEFTGIYDAAVATGADLLGYTSQARFLLNAGITDALSAIDPSDIHAFLPAANAVQKLISEAEMGELFKVIAFSRGIDGTLDAFARGDRSHAL